Proteins encoded together in one Hylaeus volcanicus isolate JK05 chromosome 3, UHH_iyHylVolc1.0_haploid, whole genome shotgun sequence window:
- the LOC128874139 gene encoding myb/SANT-like DNA-binding domain-containing protein 3 — translation MASSLKSTRKTYSFEERKILIALINKYEDIEEKKSDPVSMCKRKSAWSQLANEYNSMVGPQGVRSAVQLRRCWENMKACKRNREEKKLRVSKSFCQLSKDHARSKYWENRNSVTEAPISGSVGLPPNVMFEPKESEPFTLQSVHTVKPSRKNSKDENYCKDSDSLINKVDPHHLPHGPMGDCYDKSVQNSNSPTIENTPEGNDKIYKSNPRQTLISPSIVHEQPRKAKRSLHREEELHSLALSEAQMKVDIAAMLKEEARIKLEEAHYRKEEARLRMVLFTYKLDRIKED, via the exons ATGGCTTCGTCGCTGAAGAGTACACGAAAAACGTACAGTTTCGAGGAACGCAAGATTCTGATCGCGTTGATAAACAAATACGAGGACATAGAAGAGAAGAAGTCCGATCCTGTATCAATGTGCAAACGGAAATCAGCCTGGTCTCAACTTGCCAACGAATACAACTCGATGGTAGGTCCGCAAGGCGTGCGTTCCGCTGTACAATTAAGGCGCTGCTGGGAAAACATGAAAGCTTGCAAACGAAATCGGGAGGAAAAGAAGTTACG GGTCTCGAAGAGTTTCTGCCAGCTGTCCAAGGATCACGCACGGTCAAAATACTGGGAGAATAGAAACTCCGTGACGGAAGCCCCCATATCTGGTAGCGTGGGGTTGCCCCCAAACGTCATGTTCGAGCCCAAGGAATCTGAACCTTTTACCTTGCAAAGTGTCCATACCGTGAAACCTTcgaggaaaaattcaaaagacgAAAACTATTGTAAAGATTCAG ATTCTCTCATCAATAAAGTCGATCCTCACCATTTACCCCACGGTCCCATGGGCGATTGTTACGACAAATCAGTCCAAAATTCGAATTCCCCAACCATAGAAAACACACCCGAAGGAAATGATAAGATTTATAAATCGAACCCAAGGCAAACATTGATCTCGCCTTCGATCGTTCACGAGCAGCCTCGTAAAGCGAAAAGATCTCTGCATAGAGAGGAGGAACTCCACTCGTTGGCCCTGTCGGAAGCACAGATGAAGGTCGACATCGCTGCTATGTTGAAAGAGGAGGCTCGGATTAAATTGGAAGAGGCTCACTATCGCAAAGAGGAAGCCAGACTGAGGATGGTTCTTTTCACGTACAAGCTCGATCGAATAAAAGAGGATTGA